DNA from Rhizobacter sp. J219:
CTTCGGCAGCTACGTCGCGGCCTGCGCCGAGGTGTCGGTGAGCGACGAGGGCAAGCTCAAGATCCACCGCATCGTGGCCGCCACCGACTGCGGCCACGCGGTCAACCCGCAGCAGATCGCGGCGCAGGTCGAAGGCTCGTTCGTCTACGGCCTGTCGGCCGCGCTCTTCGGCGAGTGCACGGTGAAAGACGGCCGCATCGAGCAAGACAACTTCAGCACCTACCCGGTGCTGCAGATGGACGGCATGCCGCAGGTCGAGACCATCGTCATGCCCTCGGGCGGCTTCTGGGGTGGCGTGGGCGAGCCGACGATTGCGGTGGCCGCGCCGGCGGTGCTGAACGCGATCTTTGCCGCCACCGGCAAACGCATCCGCGACCTGCCGCTGCGCCACCACAGCTTGAAGAAGGCTTGATGAGGGGACTGGTCGCGTTGTGGTGTGCGGGCCTCGCGGCCTGTGCGACGCCGATGGGCGACAGCCAGGCGCCGCTGACCAGCCTGCCGGGCGACGCGGCACGCGGGCGCGCGATTGCCGCGAGCCGGCAGGCCGGCCTGTGCCTGCTGTGCCACACCGCGCCCATTCCCGAAGACCGCTTCCAGGGCAACCTCGCGCCCGACCTCGCCGGCGTGGGCAGCCGCTACAGCGCCGCACAGCTGCGCGCCCGTGTCGTCGACGCGCGCCGCTTCAACCCCGAGACCATCATGCCGGCTTACCACCGCAGCGAGGGCCTGACCCGCGTGGCCCCGGCGCTGCGCGGCAAGACCTTGCTGACGGCGCAGGAGGTGGAAGACGTCGTGGCCTGGCTGGTCACGCTGCAGTAGGGTCGGGCATGAAACGAA
Protein-coding regions in this window:
- the soxX gene encoding sulfur oxidation c-type cytochrome SoxX, yielding MRGLVALWCAGLAACATPMGDSQAPLTSLPGDAARGRAIAASRQAGLCLLCHTAPIPEDRFQGNLAPDLAGVGSRYSAAQLRARVVDARRFNPETIMPAYHRSEGLTRVAPALRGKTLLTAQEVEDVVAWLVTLQ